Proteins co-encoded in one Sphingopyxis sp. BE259 genomic window:
- a CDS encoding cytochrome c/FTR1 family iron permease, giving the protein MQTARRFRFLLILLATIGGFTVQTAEARSAADEVQTIWRLLDYLAVDYGGAVANGEVASTVEYAEMTEFSATVRKGIATLPASPARAGLVAEAGKLEAAIASKSDPGKVAGNARGLAADLLAAYPVPLAPRKAPDPLRGAQVFLENCASCHGSRGDGKGPQAKGLDPAPIDFTDIGRARKRSLFALYQVIGQGLEGTSMPSFAQLPSDDRWAVAAYAGGFAFRDVSTGQQIWDQTPSARKLVPDLQAFTSLSPEALGRTLGTKQADALTAYLRSNPKALSAASPAKLAVARDKLVQSVAAYRKGERDEAERLALSAYLDGFEPVEPILTTRDSALMARIESAMADYRVSIARGLPVDVVAGKASTVEALFADAEAALSPDAASDASTFVGALTILLREGLEALLIVVAMIAFLRKAERPEVLSYVHGGWIAALVAGGATWAVATYAISVSGANRELTEGFGSLFAAVVLVWVGIWMHGKSHANSWQRYIRDAMGKALSRRSAWFLFGLAFLVVYREVFETILFFTALATQGSSGAIAAGAGTALVILAAIAWVMLRYSRVLPIGKFFAYSSVLIAILAVVLAGKGAGALQEAGLLGITPLAHFPRFPAMGIFPSLEPLLLQLLALAVLWIGYRYNSRQHRRIETAPGR; this is encoded by the coding sequence ATGCAGACCGCTCGCCGCTTTCGCTTCCTGCTGATCCTGCTGGCCACCATCGGCGGCTTCACCGTGCAGACGGCAGAGGCGCGCAGCGCTGCCGACGAAGTCCAGACCATCTGGCGCCTGCTGGATTATCTCGCCGTCGATTATGGCGGCGCCGTCGCGAACGGCGAAGTGGCGAGCACGGTTGAATATGCCGAGATGACCGAGTTTTCGGCCACCGTGCGCAAAGGCATCGCGACCCTCCCGGCGTCACCCGCACGGGCTGGCCTTGTCGCCGAAGCGGGGAAACTCGAAGCGGCGATCGCATCGAAGTCCGACCCCGGGAAAGTGGCCGGCAACGCGCGCGGACTCGCAGCGGACCTGCTCGCAGCCTATCCGGTGCCCCTCGCCCCGCGCAAAGCCCCCGATCCGCTGCGTGGGGCCCAGGTGTTTCTGGAAAATTGCGCCAGCTGTCACGGCTCGCGCGGCGATGGCAAGGGACCTCAGGCGAAGGGCCTCGATCCCGCACCCATTGATTTCACCGATATCGGTCGCGCTCGCAAACGCAGCCTGTTCGCACTCTATCAGGTCATAGGCCAAGGGCTCGAGGGTACGTCCATGCCGAGTTTTGCCCAGCTGCCCTCAGACGACCGGTGGGCGGTCGCTGCCTATGCCGGCGGCTTTGCCTTTCGCGATGTTTCGACCGGCCAACAAATCTGGGACCAGACTCCGTCCGCTCGCAAGCTGGTTCCAGACCTGCAGGCCTTCACAAGTCTCAGCCCCGAAGCACTTGGCCGCACGCTCGGAACGAAGCAGGCCGACGCATTGACGGCCTATTTGCGATCCAACCCCAAGGCATTGAGCGCGGCGTCGCCCGCAAAGCTTGCGGTTGCACGCGACAAATTGGTGCAAAGCGTCGCCGCGTACCGCAAGGGAGAACGAGACGAAGCAGAGCGCCTCGCGCTCTCTGCCTATCTCGACGGTTTTGAACCTGTCGAGCCGATTCTGACGACGCGCGATTCTGCGCTGATGGCGCGGATAGAATCCGCGATGGCCGACTATCGCGTGTCCATCGCGCGCGGTTTGCCGGTCGACGTGGTTGCGGGCAAGGCCTCCACGGTCGAAGCCCTGTTCGCCGATGCCGAGGCCGCGCTATCCCCCGATGCAGCGAGCGATGCATCAACCTTTGTCGGGGCGCTGACCATATTGCTGCGCGAGGGGCTCGAAGCTCTGCTCATCGTGGTGGCGATGATCGCTTTCTTGCGGAAGGCCGAGCGGCCCGAAGTTCTGTCCTATGTCCATGGCGGCTGGATCGCAGCGTTGGTCGCCGGCGGCGCGACCTGGGCCGTCGCAACCTATGCAATCTCTGTCAGCGGCGCGAACAGGGAGCTGACCGAGGGATTTGGCTCGCTCTTCGCCGCCGTGGTTCTGGTCTGGGTCGGCATCTGGATGCATGGCAAGTCGCATGCCAATAGCTGGCAGCGCTATATTCGTGACGCAATGGGCAAGGCGCTTTCGCGCCGCTCGGCCTGGTTTCTGTTTGGGCTCGCATTCCTCGTGGTCTACCGGGAGGTCTTTGAGACCATCCTGTTTTTCACCGCGCTGGCGACGCAAGGCAGTAGCGGCGCGATCGCCGCCGGAGCCGGAACTGCGCTGGTGATCCTCGCAGCAATCGCATGGGTTATGCTTCGTTACAGCCGGGTCCTGCCGATCGGAAAATTTTTCGCTTACAGCTCTGTACTGATCGCGATTCTGGCAGTTGTCCTGGCCGGCAAGGGCGCGGGCGCGCTACAGGAAGCCGGCCTCCTCGGCATCACACCGCTCGCCCATTTTCCTCGCTTCCCGGCGATGGGAATATTTCCTTCGCTCGAACCGTTGTTGCTCCAGCTTCTCGCGCTTGCAGTCCTCTGGATCGGCTATCGTTACAACAGTCGGCAGCATCGCCGGATCGAGACAGCGCCCGGTCGATGA
- a CDS encoding cation transporter, translated as MTAGSESGDGCGCTGDPVRAEKDPAYRRALWIVVLLNLGFGAIEIVGGFIANSQALKADSLDFIGDGTITLAGLVAIGWTALARTRIAFAQGLFLLTLGLGVIGVALWRALTAVPPEAELMGGIGIVALLVNLTSAAVLSRFREGDANVRAVWLFSRNDAVANVAVIIAAGLVAWTGQAWPDLAVAAIIAALFLHSAYEILRSARVELRELSTVAGQ; from the coding sequence ATGACAGCAGGTTCTGAAAGTGGCGATGGCTGCGGCTGCACGGGCGACCCGGTTCGCGCGGAAAAGGATCCAGCCTATCGTCGCGCCTTGTGGATTGTCGTGCTTCTCAATCTGGGGTTCGGCGCGATCGAAATCGTTGGCGGCTTTATCGCGAACAGCCAGGCGCTGAAGGCCGACTCGCTCGACTTCATCGGCGACGGCACGATCACGCTCGCGGGGCTGGTGGCGATCGGCTGGACAGCACTGGCACGGACCCGCATCGCCTTTGCGCAAGGGCTGTTTCTTCTGACACTCGGGCTCGGCGTGATCGGGGTCGCGCTATGGCGCGCGCTGACCGCTGTTCCGCCCGAAGCCGAACTGATGGGCGGCATCGGCATCGTTGCGCTGCTCGTCAATCTCACCTCGGCCGCAGTCCTCTCGCGGTTTCGCGAAGGCGACGCCAATGTCCGCGCGGTATGGCTGTTCAGCCGCAATGATGCGGTCGCCAATGTGGCGGTGATCATCGCGGCTGGCCTCGTCGCATGGACCGGCCAGGCCTGGCCTGACCTCGCGGTTGCAGCCATCATCGCCGCGCTCTTCCTGCATTCGGCTTATGAGATTCTGCGCAGCGCTCGTGTCGAGTTGCGAGAGTTATCGACTGTGGCCGGACAATAG
- a CDS encoding helix-turn-helix domain-containing protein, with protein sequence MAKRLAIGDLARQTGTKVNTIRFYEDIGLLPEALRTASGRRSYEASDVRRLAFIRHGRQLGFSIPEIRSLLALSDQPDRDCGEAAAIARAHLADIGIRIARLETLRSALTEVATSCEGGRAAECRVIEAIAGTELAGTGI encoded by the coding sequence ATGGCCAAGAGGCTCGCGATCGGCGACCTTGCCCGGCAGACCGGCACCAAGGTCAACACGATCCGCTTTTACGAGGATATCGGGCTCTTGCCCGAGGCGCTGCGCACCGCCTCAGGCCGGCGCAGCTATGAAGCGTCCGACGTTCGCCGCCTCGCCTTCATTCGCCACGGTCGGCAGCTGGGTTTTTCGATCCCCGAAATCCGTTCGCTGCTTGCGCTTTCGGACCAGCCCGACCGCGATTGCGGCGAGGCGGCGGCGATTGCTCGCGCGCATCTTGCCGATATCGGCATTCGCATCGCGCGGCTTGAAACCTTGCGGTCGGCCCTCACCGAGGTTGCGACCTCCTGCGAGGGCGGCCGGGCTGCGGAATGCCGGGTGATAGAGGCGATCGCGGGCACCGAACTGGCCGGGACAGGAATATGA
- a CDS encoding sulfite exporter TauE/SafE family protein, whose amino-acid sequence MKADAHVTRGPVRAFAAGGVIGVLGGLIGLGGAEFRLPLLVGLFRFPPLEAIILNKAMSLIVVATALIFRSGTISFSEIGAHWPIIVNLLTGSIVGAWFGAGWATRISAGALHRIIGILLVLIALILAFGHDLTGGHPIFGDAMLRIAAGVIAGFAIGIVASLLGVAGGELLIPTLILLFGLDVKLAGSLSLAISLPTMITGFARYSRDRSFSVIGSHRNFVLIMALGSIAGGMIGGLLLGIVPERVLLPMLAAILILSAMKMLMAKPH is encoded by the coding sequence ATGAAAGCCGACGCGCACGTTACTCGCGGTCCGGTCCGTGCATTTGCCGCCGGTGGCGTGATCGGCGTGCTCGGCGGGCTCATCGGCCTCGGTGGCGCGGAGTTCCGGCTACCGCTGCTTGTCGGGTTGTTCCGCTTTCCGCCGCTAGAGGCGATTATCCTGAACAAGGCGATGAGCCTAATCGTTGTGGCGACAGCGCTTATCTTTCGCAGCGGCACGATATCCTTCTCCGAGATCGGCGCTCACTGGCCGATCATCGTCAATCTTCTGACCGGCAGCATCGTGGGTGCCTGGTTCGGTGCTGGCTGGGCAACCCGGATCAGCGCGGGGGCGCTGCACCGGATTATCGGCATACTCCTTGTGCTGATTGCGCTGATTCTGGCTTTCGGTCACGACCTGACCGGGGGACACCCCATTTTTGGGGACGCCATGTTGCGCATTGCGGCCGGCGTCATCGCGGGCTTCGCGATCGGTATCGTCGCCTCCTTGCTCGGCGTCGCCGGGGGCGAGCTGTTGATCCCGACGCTGATCCTGTTGTTCGGGCTCGACGTGAAGCTTGCAGGCAGCCTGTCGCTTGCGATCAGCTTGCCGACGATGATTACGGGATTCGCACGCTACAGCCGCGACCGAAGTTTCTCGGTTATCGGCAGCCATCGCAATTTTGTGCTGATTATGGCGCTTGGTTCGATCGCCGGCGGCATGATCGGCGGGCTGCTGCTTGGCATTGTGCCGGAAAGGGTGCTGCTGCCGATGCTGGCGGCGATATTGATCCTGTCCGCGATGAAGATGCTGATGGCGAAGCCGCACTAG
- a CDS encoding copper-binding protein, translated as MKKLTTLALGLALSAALSGCGEQAEAPKTEEKAAMADDSGAMVAPAETKHGKGTATVTAIDNVKGQVTLDHGAIAELDWPPMTMGFAAKPELLKDIKVGDKVAFELDWDGKAGTITKLDKPP; from the coding sequence ATGAAGAAACTGACGACCCTCGCACTCGGCCTTGCGCTGAGCGCGGCACTTTCCGGCTGCGGCGAGCAAGCCGAAGCGCCGAAGACCGAAGAAAAGGCTGCCATGGCCGACGACAGCGGCGCCATGGTGGCGCCTGCCGAAACCAAGCATGGCAAGGGTACGGCAACTGTGACCGCGATCGATAACGTGAAAGGACAGGTCACGCTCGATCATGGCGCGATCGCCGAGCTCGATTGGCCGCCGATGACCATGGGCTTCGCGGCAAAACCTGAGCTGCTGAAAGATATCAAGGTCGGCGACAAGGTCGCGTTCGAGCTCGACTGGGACGGCAAGGCCGGAACGATCACCAAGCTCGACAAGCCGCCGTAA
- a CDS encoding efflux RND transporter permease subunit → MIAKIIRASVAARGLVVAAALILTLLGIAAVRTTPVDALPDLSDVQVIIRTTYAGQAPRIVEDQVTYPITTTMLSVPGARVVRGYSFVGDSFVYVLFDDGTDPYWARSRVLEYLSQVQSRLPEGAQASLGPDATGVGWIYEYALVDKSGRHDLAELRSLQDWFLRFELKSVPGVAEVASIGGMVRQYQIIVDPQKLAAFGVTAAEVSDALKRANQESGGGSIELAEAEYIVRASGYLKSLDDFRSVPIRTAGGGIPVTVGDVATVQMGPDTRRGIAELNGEGEVAGGVIVMREGKNAREVIEGVRTKLAELKRSLPPGVEIVTTYDRSGLIDRAVDNLTSKLVEEFIIVGLVCALFLWHARSALVAILTLPLGILIAFIVMRLQGLNANILSLGGIAIAVGAMVDAAVVMIENAHKHLEHWERDHPGEELKGAERWRVITDAAAEVGPALFLSLLIITFSFIPIFTLEGQEGRLFAPLAFTKTYAMAAAAILSITLIPVLMGWLIRGKIPAEQSNPVNRWLTRVYRPALDWVLERPKKALVIAGLVFATSLWPMTQIGGEFMPQMHEGDLLYMPSALPGISAAKASSLLQQTDRLIKTMPEVETVFGKAGRADSATDPAPLEMFETTIRFKPKDQWRPGMTEEKLIEELDARVRVPGLANFWIPPIRNRIDMLATGIKSPIGIKVAGSDLAGIDRTAKRIEAVVKTVPGVASALAERLAGGRYIDVDIDRAAAARYGLNVADVQAIVSGAIGGETIGQTVEGLARYPISVRYPRELRDSIGDLASLPILTPSRQQITLGTVASVKVSDGPPMLRSENARPVTFIYVDSRGRDLQGLVQDIQQAIAREVELPPGVSVSFTGQFEFLVRATERMKVVVPVTLAIIFVLLYLTFRRWDEALLIMATLPFALTGGLWLLYLLGYNQSVASAVGFIALAGVAAEFGVVMLIYLKHALADRSDGDVLAAVREGALLRVRPKAMTVAVILAGLFPILVGTGTGSEVMSRIAAPMIGGMLTAPLLSMLIIPAAYLLMRRRAAKPIQPEGEKT, encoded by the coding sequence ATGATCGCGAAGATCATTCGCGCTTCGGTCGCGGCGCGCGGGCTCGTCGTCGCGGCGGCGCTGATCCTGACCCTGCTCGGGATCGCCGCGGTGCGCACGACGCCGGTCGATGCCCTGCCCGATCTCTCCGACGTCCAGGTCATCATCCGCACCACCTATGCGGGTCAGGCGCCGCGGATCGTCGAGGATCAGGTCACCTATCCGATCACGACGACAATGCTCTCGGTGCCCGGCGCGCGCGTCGTGCGCGGCTACAGCTTCGTCGGCGACAGCTTCGTCTATGTGCTCTTCGACGACGGCACCGATCCCTATTGGGCGCGCAGCCGCGTGCTCGAATATCTGAGCCAGGTGCAGAGCCGTCTCCCCGAGGGCGCGCAAGCGAGCCTCGGGCCCGACGCGACCGGGGTCGGCTGGATCTATGAATATGCGCTCGTCGACAAGAGCGGCCGCCACGATCTGGCCGAGCTCCGCAGTCTCCAGGACTGGTTCCTCCGCTTCGAGCTCAAGTCGGTTCCAGGCGTCGCCGAGGTCGCGAGCATCGGCGGCATGGTGCGCCAGTATCAGATCATCGTCGATCCGCAGAAGCTTGCCGCCTTCGGCGTGACCGCAGCCGAAGTGTCTGACGCCCTCAAGCGCGCCAATCAGGAAAGCGGCGGCGGGAGCATCGAACTTGCGGAGGCCGAATATATCGTCCGCGCGAGCGGCTATCTGAAGTCGCTCGACGACTTCCGCAGCGTCCCGATCCGCACCGCGGGTGGCGGGATTCCGGTGACGGTCGGCGATGTCGCGACGGTCCAGATGGGTCCCGACACACGGCGCGGCATCGCCGAACTCAATGGCGAGGGAGAGGTCGCGGGCGGCGTGATCGTGATGCGCGAAGGCAAGAATGCCCGCGAGGTCATCGAGGGGGTGCGCACCAAGCTCGCCGAGCTCAAGCGCAGCCTGCCCCCCGGGGTCGAGATCGTCACCACCTATGACCGCTCGGGGCTGATCGACCGCGCGGTCGACAATCTGACGTCGAAGCTCGTCGAAGAGTTCATCATCGTCGGGCTCGTCTGCGCGCTCTTCCTCTGGCACGCGCGCTCGGCGCTGGTCGCGATCCTGACCCTGCCGCTCGGTATCCTCATCGCCTTCATCGTGATGCGGCTGCAGGGGCTCAACGCCAATATCCTGTCCCTGGGGGGCATCGCGATCGCGGTCGGCGCGATGGTCGACGCGGCGGTGGTGATGATCGAAAATGCCCACAAGCATCTCGAACATTGGGAGCGCGACCATCCGGGCGAGGAATTGAAGGGCGCCGAGCGCTGGCGCGTGATCACCGACGCCGCCGCCGAAGTCGGCCCCGCGCTCTTCCTCAGCCTCCTCATCATCACCTTCTCCTTCATCCCCATCTTCACGCTCGAAGGCCAGGAAGGGCGGCTCTTCGCGCCGCTTGCCTTCACCAAAACCTATGCGATGGCGGCCGCCGCAATCCTTTCGATCACTCTGATCCCGGTGCTGATGGGTTGGTTGATCCGCGGAAAGATCCCCGCCGAACAGAGTAATCCGGTCAACCGCTGGCTCACCCGCGTCTATCGCCCGGCGCTCGACTGGGTGCTCGAACGGCCGAAAAAGGCACTGGTGATCGCTGGTCTTGTCTTCGCCACCAGCCTGTGGCCGATGACCCAGATCGGCGGCGAGTTCATGCCGCAGATGCACGAAGGCGACCTCCTCTACATGCCCTCGGCGCTGCCCGGCATTTCGGCGGCCAAGGCATCGAGCCTGCTCCAGCAGACCGACCGGCTGATCAAGACTATGCCCGAAGTCGAGACCGTGTTCGGCAAGGCGGGCCGCGCCGACAGCGCGACCGATCCCGCGCCGCTCGAGATGTTCGAGACGACGATCCGTTTCAAGCCGAAGGACCAGTGGCGCCCCGGAATGACCGAGGAGAAATTGATCGAGGAACTGGATGCGCGCGTCCGCGTCCCCGGGCTCGCCAATTTCTGGATTCCGCCGATCCGCAACCGCATCGACATGCTCGCGACCGGGATCAAGAGCCCGATCGGCATCAAGGTCGCAGGCTCCGACCTTGCCGGGATCGACCGCACCGCCAAGCGCATCGAAGCGGTGGTCAAGACTGTACCCGGCGTGGCGTCGGCGCTGGCCGAGCGACTGGCCGGCGGGCGCTATATCGATGTCGACATCGATCGCGCCGCGGCGGCGCGCTACGGCCTCAACGTCGCCGACGTGCAGGCGATCGTCTCGGGCGCGATCGGCGGCGAGACGATTGGTCAGACGGTCGAAGGGCTCGCGCGCTACCCGATCAGCGTCCGCTATCCGCGCGAGCTGCGCGACAGCATCGGTGACCTCGCGAGCCTCCCGATCCTGACGCCATCGCGCCAGCAGATCACGCTGGGGACCGTGGCAAGCGTCAAGGTCAGCGACGGCCCGCCGATGCTGCGCAGCGAGAATGCCCGGCCCGTCACCTTCATCTATGTCGACAGCCGCGGCCGCGACCTGCAGGGCCTCGTGCAGGACATCCAGCAGGCCATCGCGCGCGAAGTCGAGCTGCCCCCCGGCGTCAGCGTCTCTTTCACCGGACAGTTCGAGTTCCTCGTCCGGGCGACCGAGCGGATGAAGGTCGTCGTGCCGGTCACGCTCGCGATCATCTTCGTCCTGCTCTACCTCACCTTCCGCCGCTGGGACGAGGCCCTGCTCATCATGGCGACCCTGCCCTTCGCGCTCACCGGCGGGCTCTGGCTCCTCTATCTGCTCGGCTACAACCAGTCGGTCGCGAGCGCGGTCGGGTTCATCGCGCTCGCGGGCGTTGCCGCCGAGTTCGGGGTCGTCATGCTCATCTACCTCAAGCATGCGCTCGCCGATCGCAGCGATGGTGACGTACTGGCCGCGGTTCGCGAGGGCGCGCTGCTCCGCGTCCGGCCGAAGGCGATGACGGTCGCGGTGATCCTCGCGGGCCTGTTCCCGATCCTCGTCGGGACCGGCACCGGCTCGGAAGTCATGAGCCGGATCGCCGCGCCAATGATCGGCGGCATGCTCACCGCGCCGCTGCTGTCGATGCTGATCATTCCCGCCGCCTATCTGCTGATGCGCAGGCGCGCGGCAAAACCCATTCAACCCGAAGGAGAAAAGACATGA
- a CDS encoding efflux RND transporter periplasmic adaptor subunit produces MTDATSAARWRAGILAAVLIAGGSGYWLGQSGQSDAPSEAAGSGGRKILYYYDPMFPNQKFDKPGKSPFMDMQLEPKYADEGSGAAPGVSVDPAARQSLGIRVVVAEMGSLAATFDVNGSIDFNQRDVTIVQARSGGFVERVYRLAPGDVIGAGTPIADLQLPEWGGAQTEYLSVKKLGRPDLTAAARQRLRLMGMPEGVIVEVDRTGRTGGRMTVRAPIGGVVQTLGARAGVTLAAGQTLAEISGLGTVWLNAALPEAQAGLVQVGQRATATLTAFPGEAFTGRIIAILPTASADSRTLTVRVELANRGGRLRPGMFAVVALGGDAKPALLVPSEAVIRTGTRSIVMLEKGDGRYHPAEVITGREGGGKTEILQGLAPGEKVVASGQFLLDSEASLTGLTVRPLEPAQ; encoded by the coding sequence ATGACCGATGCAACATCAGCGGCGCGTTGGCGCGCCGGAATATTGGCCGCGGTGCTGATCGCGGGCGGCAGCGGTTACTGGCTGGGACAGAGCGGTCAGAGCGATGCGCCAAGCGAAGCGGCAGGCAGCGGCGGGCGCAAGATCCTCTATTATTATGATCCGATGTTCCCGAACCAGAAATTCGACAAGCCCGGCAAGTCGCCCTTCATGGACATGCAGCTCGAGCCCAAATATGCCGACGAGGGCAGCGGCGCGGCACCGGGCGTGTCGGTCGATCCTGCCGCGCGGCAGAGCCTCGGCATAAGGGTGGTCGTGGCCGAAATGGGCAGCCTCGCGGCGACCTTCGACGTCAACGGCAGCATCGATTTCAACCAGCGCGACGTCACGATCGTCCAGGCGCGCTCGGGCGGATTCGTCGAGCGCGTCTATCGCCTCGCGCCCGGCGACGTCATCGGCGCCGGCACGCCGATCGCCGACCTGCAATTGCCCGAATGGGGCGGCGCGCAGACCGAATATCTGAGCGTCAAGAAACTCGGACGTCCCGACCTCACTGCGGCGGCGCGGCAGCGGCTGCGGTTGATGGGCATGCCCGAAGGCGTGATTGTCGAAGTCGACCGGACCGGACGCACCGGCGGCCGGATGACCGTCCGCGCGCCGATCGGCGGCGTAGTCCAGACGCTGGGCGCGCGTGCGGGCGTGACGCTTGCCGCGGGGCAGACGCTCGCCGAAATCTCGGGGCTCGGCACGGTGTGGCTCAACGCCGCGCTCCCCGAAGCGCAGGCGGGACTCGTACAGGTCGGCCAGCGCGCGACCGCGACGCTCACCGCCTTTCCCGGCGAAGCATTCACCGGCAGGATCATTGCGATCCTGCCCACTGCATCGGCCGACAGCCGGACGCTGACGGTGCGCGTCGAACTCGCCAATCGCGGCGGGCGTCTCCGCCCCGGCATGTTCGCGGTGGTGGCGCTCGGGGGCGATGCCAAACCGGCGCTGCTGGTGCCGAGCGAAGCGGTGATCCGCACCGGCACGCGCAGCATCGTGATGCTCGAGAAGGGCGACGGGCGCTACCATCCCGCCGAAGTGATCACTGGACGCGAAGGTGGTGGCAAGACCGAGATATTGCAGGGGCTCGCTCCCGGCGAAAAGGTCGTCGCGTCGGGCCAGTTCCTGCTCGATTCCGAGGCGAGCCTGACCGGCCTCACCGTCCGTCCGCTGGAGCCCGCGCAATGA
- a CDS encoding TolC family protein encodes MRIYLAAVLLIPTPAALHAEPMTLDTALDRAASEAPELQGREAGIDAAQSAAIAADRLPDPKLNIVLQDFPVTGPDAGRFNRDDFTMQVVGVSQEFPNPAKRRARATRAQADIGIARADEAVTAQDIRLATALAWVDLYYAKKRLKELDLLDSGLEDLQATVTARLASGAARPAQALEPDQLRAAINDRRSALAAEIARARAQLARFTGDAAADTLGDLPPQMIDEQGLRSGIDALPRLRALDARALAADAETGLARADKRPDWSVNAAYGRREPNFGDLVTVGVTVDLPFFSKRRQDPKIAARASEATRARLDREAAKRDIAAGLDADLADHRMHHEQLANARTRLVPLAKKRAELDLASYAAGKLDLGTALLSTLALAEAEVDALAREAEVARDAIRINTIYGEAGR; translated from the coding sequence ATGCGCATATATCTTGCGGCAGTTTTGCTTATCCCGACGCCCGCGGCGCTACATGCCGAGCCGATGACGCTCGATACGGCGCTCGACCGCGCGGCATCAGAGGCGCCCGAATTGCAGGGTCGCGAAGCCGGCATCGATGCTGCCCAATCGGCGGCGATCGCCGCCGACCGGCTGCCCGACCCGAAACTCAATATCGTCCTGCAGGATTTCCCGGTGACCGGGCCCGACGCGGGCCGGTTCAATCGCGACGACTTCACGATGCAGGTCGTCGGCGTCAGCCAGGAGTTCCCGAACCCCGCCAAGCGCCGCGCGCGCGCAACGCGTGCGCAGGCCGACATCGGAATCGCCCGCGCCGACGAGGCGGTCACCGCGCAGGATATCAGGCTCGCGACCGCGCTTGCCTGGGTCGACCTTTACTACGCCAAGAAGCGTCTCAAGGAACTCGACCTGCTCGATTCTGGTCTTGAAGACCTTCAAGCGACGGTGACCGCGCGGCTGGCCAGCGGCGCTGCGCGCCCGGCACAGGCGCTTGAACCCGATCAGCTTCGCGCCGCGATCAATGATCGCCGCAGCGCACTCGCCGCCGAGATTGCCCGCGCCCGCGCGCAGCTCGCGCGCTTTACCGGCGACGCAGCCGCCGACACGCTGGGAGACTTGCCGCCGCAAATGATCGACGAGCAAGGATTGCGCTCCGGAATCGACGCCCTGCCAAGGCTGCGCGCGCTCGATGCCCGCGCCCTCGCCGCCGATGCCGAGACCGGTCTCGCCCGCGCAGACAAGCGCCCCGACTGGAGCGTCAACGCGGCCTATGGGCGGCGCGAGCCCAATTTTGGCGACCTCGTCACGGTTGGCGTCACCGTAGATCTGCCCTTCTTCTCGAAAAGGCGGCAGGATCCCAAGATCGCCGCGCGCGCCAGCGAGGCGACGCGCGCCCGGCTCGACCGTGAGGCCGCCAAGCGCGACATCGCGGCGGGGCTCGACGCCGATCTCGCCGATCACCGCATGCATCATGAACAACTCGCCAATGCGCGCACGCGGCTCGTGCCGCTCGCGAAGAAGCGCGCCGAGCTCGATCTCGCCAGCTACGCCGCCGGAAAGCTCGATCTCGGGACCGCACTCCTGTCGACACTCGCGCTCGCCGAGGCCGAAGTCGATGCGCTCGCTCGCGAAGCCGAGGTCGCGCGCGACGCGATCCGGATCAACACTATTTATGGGGAGGCAGGTCGATGA
- a CDS encoding MauE/DoxX family redox-associated membrane protein, whose amino-acid sequence MNMQVQRANESAPAHTGAAVSGKPRATIYRMVMEQHICPYGLKALHLLRSRGYDVEDVWLTTREETDAFKAKHGVATTPQTFIEGERIGGLDDLRRHLGLKVRDPKALTYKPVIALFSITALMALAASQAVSGTPFTIRAAEWFIGFSMALLAFLKLRDIESFSSMFLNYDLLAKRWVPYATIYPFAEALAGILMISGALSWISIPVALFIGSIGAVSVFKAVYIDKRELKCACVGGDSNVPLGFISLTENLMMIAMALWMLLAPAAMTMGHN is encoded by the coding sequence ATGAATATGCAGGTTCAGCGCGCGAACGAAAGCGCGCCAGCGCACACTGGTGCGGCGGTTTCGGGCAAGCCGCGGGCGACCATCTATCGCATGGTGATGGAGCAGCATATCTGCCCCTATGGCCTGAAGGCGCTGCATCTGTTGCGCAGCCGCGGCTATGACGTCGAGGATGTCTGGCTGACGACCCGCGAGGAAACCGACGCATTCAAGGCGAAACATGGCGTCGCGACGACGCCGCAGACCTTCATCGAAGGCGAGCGGATCGGCGGTCTTGACGATCTGAGGCGCCATCTCGGTCTGAAAGTCCGCGATCCTAAGGCGCTTACCTATAAGCCCGTCATCGCGCTCTTCTCTATCACCGCGCTGATGGCGCTGGCCGCCAGCCAAGCGGTGTCGGGCACGCCCTTCACAATCCGTGCCGCCGAATGGTTTATCGGGTTCAGCATGGCGTTGCTTGCCTTCCTCAAGCTCCGCGACATCGAGAGCTTCTCGAGCATGTTCCTGAACTATGACCTGCTCGCCAAGCGGTGGGTGCCCTACGCCACCATCTATCCGTTCGCCGAGGCGCTCGCGGGCATCCTGATGATTTCCGGCGCGCTGAGCTGGATTTCGATCCCGGTCGCGCTCTTCATAGGGAGCATCGGCGCCGTCTCTGTCTTCAAGGCGGTCTATATCGACAAGCGCGAACTTAAATGCGCCTGCGTCGGCGGCGACAGCAATGTGCCGCTGGGCTTCATATCGCTGACCGAGAATCTGATGATGATCGCCATGGCGCTGTGGATGCTGCTCGCGCCCGCTGCCATGACGATGGGCCATAATTAA